Proteins from a genomic interval of Sinorhizobium fredii USDA 257:
- a CDS encoding tetratricopeptide repeat protein translates to MNSHENRVAAPLLSFRLNLVLFAVLSVLPLGGCARWDNPVLSVKETSAPQLLGANQINAATRQRILRAVGEDAQERALRDDLKQHPGNVDAAIRLTKALVAQKRPHEALQVLDNVLVVTPDNLRALNAKAVILDIEGRHDAAQELYRQALETNPENQMLHHNLNLSLAFEGKSEQSTLPQSR, encoded by the coding sequence ATGAATTCACATGAGAATAGAGTCGCCGCGCCGTTGCTTTCATTTCGTTTGAACTTAGTTCTCTTCGCAGTACTCTCCGTTCTGCCTCTCGGCGGTTGTGCTAGGTGGGATAACCCCGTTCTTTCAGTGAAGGAGACGTCAGCCCCACAATTGCTCGGCGCCAACCAAATCAATGCGGCTACGCGCCAACGCATTTTGCGCGCCGTCGGTGAGGATGCTCAAGAGCGGGCTTTGCGGGATGATCTGAAGCAGCATCCAGGCAATGTCGATGCGGCAATCCGTCTTACAAAAGCATTGGTGGCGCAGAAACGCCCGCATGAGGCGCTTCAGGTTTTAGACAACGTCTTGGTCGTGACCCCAGACAATTTGCGTGCATTGAATGCGAAGGCAGTCATCTTGGACATTGAGGGGCGGCATGACGCGGCACAAGAGCTGTACCGGCAAGCTCTCGAAACGAACCCAGAGAATCAGATGTTGCACCATAACCTCAATCTGTCTCTTGCGTTTGAAGGGAAGTCCGAACAGAGTACTTTGCCACAATCGCGATAA
- a CDS encoding helix-turn-helix domain-containing protein, whose translation MKNLIHNVGPNDARRDHVDIGDAVRRSREAVGYSVDDLALTCGLTCAEISRIELGADVDPERLRRVVAALRVPATTFALKHS comes from the coding sequence ATGAAAAATTTAATCCACAACGTGGGCCCAAACGACGCCCGTAGGGACCACGTCGATATAGGTGATGCGGTTCGGCGATCTCGCGAAGCGGTCGGATATAGCGTCGACGACCTCGCATTAACATGCGGTCTGACATGCGCCGAGATTTCAAGGATCGAATTAGGTGCTGATGTCGACCCTGAACGGCTCAGGCGTGTAGTCGCTGCCCTTCGAGTGCCAGCCACCACCTTCGCATTGAAGCATTCATGA
- a CDS encoding DUF4158 domain-containing protein, with translation MLMPPQSNWQDNRFRHSSRPHSRSCKVLHLTCATGLFDIPADEDSLIRHYSLSPADRLEIKLRRRNQLGFAVQLCLVGYPGRALLPNIYRRRSQAIAFYPRREETRRDHIAHLLRYLKVEAQPTWTARYAAGSHRDSFNDRPGSTIAKTISATYRVRRALLPMATVIERMGRRGPRHCPASW, from the coding sequence ATGCTGATGCCGCCGCAATCCAACTGGCAGGACAATCGGTTCCGACATTCCTCGCGCCCACATTCGCGGTCATGCAAGGTTCTCCATCTGACTTGCGCAACAGGACTTTTCGACATTCCAGCCGATGAAGACAGCTTGATCCGCCATTATTCCCTGTCGCCGGCTGATCGGCTGGAAATCAAGCTTCGCAGGCGCAACCAGCTTGGTTTTGCGGTGCAACTGTGCCTGGTGGGCTATCCCGGCCGGGCACTCCTTCCGAACATATATCGACGCAGATCACAGGCTATTGCCTTTTACCCTCGCCGTGAGGAAACTCGCCGCGATCACATCGCACACCTGCTGCGCTATTTGAAAGTCGAAGCCCAACCGACATGGACAGCGCGCTACGCTGCGGGCAGCCATCGAGACAGCTTCAACGACAGACCAGGGTCAACGATCGCAAAAACAATCAGTGCTACGTACCGGGTACGCCGGGCCCTGCTGCCAATGGCGACCGTGATCGAACGCATGGGTCGGCGCGGCCCGCGCCATTGCCCGGCGTCGTGGTAG
- a CDS encoding YopT-type cysteine protease domain-containing protein, translating to MLRDPNNPSTSSPARPSTSLFRYRTAELAQANADGICVGLTAEWLRNLNSHPSIRMEALVPGSQRHASAAVRQKEYENLKVHLRRQGAGPSEADFAAQNTMLQKAGLAPSGKEKVYKVGEPNFSRMLTKITADGSNHLLSLYFAEGGAHTVATSAMDGNTTLFDPNFGEFTVQSDQIDDLFRSLANRYSNPNRQHFTTVTTQKVT from the coding sequence GTGCTGCGTGATCCGAACAATCCCAGTACCTCCTCTCCTGCGAGACCGAGCACCTCCCTATTCCGATACAGAACGGCCGAATTGGCCCAGGCGAACGCAGATGGAATCTGCGTGGGTTTGACTGCTGAGTGGCTGCGTAACCTCAACAGTCATCCGTCAATCCGAATGGAGGCCCTAGTACCCGGATCGCAAAGGCACGCCTCAGCCGCTGTTCGGCAGAAGGAGTACGAGAATCTGAAGGTTCACCTACGAAGACAAGGAGCAGGACCTTCTGAGGCCGACTTCGCGGCGCAAAACACTATGTTGCAGAAAGCAGGCCTTGCTCCATCCGGAAAGGAGAAAGTATACAAAGTCGGCGAGCCTAACTTCTCGCGCATGCTGACCAAGATTACAGCCGACGGATCCAACCATTTGCTCAGCTTGTATTTCGCTGAGGGCGGCGCACACACCGTTGCGACCTCGGCAATGGATGGAAACACCACGCTCTTCGATCCTAATTTCGGCGAATTTACTGTGCAATCAGATCAGATTGATGATTTGTTCCGAAGCCTAGCCAATCGCTACAGCAATCCAAACCGGCAGCATTTTACAACGGTGACCACCCAAAAGGTGACATGA
- a CDS encoding LysR family transcriptional regulator, with protein sequence MDQPAWKNPRTALIVDGSDAARQRRIPNLASVDLNLLVELEALLQYRNITHAAQHVGRSQPAMSRALSRLRDMFNDDLLVRGSSGLVPTPQAEHLAQMLPSVLNAIRELVSCSSGLRDLRSKVTMAMPDHQSLVLLPYLLPRLGERVPHVDIATEPLLDGALRRLEQGEIDFAIGQIGAAPPGYLRRGLYADRFTCLLRHDHPALEQEWSVGTFAALRHASIASDSNEGLGQVYDGLVRFGLPGPIVVSNVLTAAVVVAMTDLVLMIPNRVATRVATMLPLAIVDPPVELKPYEVALIWHQRCHHDLEHRVLRREIAAAARMGRLDVSQDQMARRQNDS encoded by the coding sequence ATGGATCAGCCCGCTTGGAAGAATCCGCGTACGGCCCTGATCGTCGATGGCAGTGACGCTGCACGTCAACGGCGTATACCGAATCTGGCGTCGGTCGACCTAAACCTGCTAGTGGAGCTCGAGGCCTTGTTGCAGTATCGAAACATCACGCATGCTGCTCAACATGTCGGTAGGAGCCAACCGGCAATGAGTAGAGCCCTATCAAGGCTGCGTGACATGTTCAATGACGATCTCTTGGTACGCGGCTCGAGTGGCCTAGTCCCAACACCGCAGGCCGAACACTTGGCGCAAATGCTGCCGTCGGTATTGAATGCTATCCGCGAACTGGTGAGCTGCAGTTCCGGCTTAAGGGATTTGCGGTCGAAGGTAACTATGGCAATGCCCGATCACCAATCGCTAGTTCTGCTGCCATATCTATTGCCGCGTTTAGGTGAGCGTGTGCCTCATGTTGACATCGCCACCGAGCCACTTTTGGACGGCGCTCTACGGCGTCTCGAGCAAGGTGAGATTGACTTTGCGATCGGGCAGATCGGTGCCGCTCCTCCAGGCTACTTGCGGCGCGGTCTCTATGCGGACCGCTTCACTTGCCTGCTTCGCCACGACCACCCTGCATTAGAGCAGGAGTGGAGCGTCGGAACCTTCGCGGCGCTGCGTCACGCCTCTATTGCCTCGGATTCCAACGAGGGCCTGGGTCAAGTCTATGATGGGCTGGTCAGGTTCGGACTACCCGGTCCGATAGTGGTCTCCAACGTGCTGACTGCGGCAGTTGTAGTGGCGATGACTGACCTAGTGCTGATGATACCGAACCGAGTTGCAACTCGGGTGGCGACTATGCTGCCGCTCGCTATTGTAGATCCACCCGTGGAGCTGAAGCCATACGAAGTCGCGTTGATCTGGCACCAGCGCTGCCATCATGACTTGGAGCATCGCGTGCTGCGTCGCGAAATCGCCGCCGCAGCGCGGATGGGCCGGCTAGACGTGTCACAAGACCAAATGGCGAGGCGGCAGAACGATAGTTGA
- a CDS encoding IS630 family transposase yields the protein MRTGIAFTVSPTDRQRLRALISDRNAPQKHVWRAEIILLSADGVGTVEIMRQTGKSKTCVWRWQERFATEGFEGLLRDKTRPSRIAPLGPEIGEQVVALSLADPPGETTHWTADMMAAEVGVSASAVRRIWKAHGLQPHRWRAFKLSNDPQFVAKLKDVVGLYVDPPAHAIVLSVDEKSQIQALDRTQPGLPLKKGRLGTMTHDYKRHGTTTLFAALNVLDGTVIGRNMQRHRHQEFIRFLNAINAQVPADKAIHVILDNYAAHKHPKVRAWLDRHQRFTFHFTPTSCSWLNAVEGFFAKLSKRRLKRGVFHSVVDLQAAINRFLTEHNQQPKPFTWTADPDKIIAAVKRGHQVLDSIH from the coding sequence ATGCGCACAGGAATAGCCTTCACCGTTTCGCCGACCGATCGCCAACGCCTGAGAGCCCTCATCAGTGATCGCAATGCGCCGCAGAAGCACGTCTGGCGCGCCGAGATCATCCTGCTGAGTGCCGATGGCGTCGGCACCGTCGAGATCATGCGACAGACCGGCAAGTCGAAGACCTGCGTGTGGCGCTGGCAGGAGCGCTTCGCCACGGAAGGCTTCGAGGGTCTCTTGCGCGACAAGACGCGCCCCTCGCGCATTGCGCCGCTCGGGCCGGAGATCGGCGAGCAGGTGGTGGCGCTTTCGCTTGCCGACCCGCCGGGCGAGACGACGCACTGGACTGCCGACATGATGGCGGCCGAGGTGGGCGTCAGCGCCAGCGCGGTGCGCCGCATCTGGAAGGCGCACGGTCTCCAGCCCCACCGCTGGCGGGCCTTCAAGCTCTCCAACGACCCGCAGTTCGTCGCCAAGCTCAAAGACGTTGTCGGCCTCTACGTCGACCCGCCGGCCCATGCCATCGTGCTGTCGGTCGACGAGAAGAGCCAGATCCAGGCGCTCGACCGCACCCAGCCCGGCCTGCCCCTGAAGAAGGGCCGGCTCGGCACCATGACCCACGACTACAAGCGGCATGGCACGACCACGTTGTTTGCCGCCCTCAACGTGCTCGACGGCACCGTCATCGGCAGGAACATGCAGCGTCACAGGCATCAGGAGTTCATCCGTTTTCTCAACGCCATCAACGCCCAAGTGCCGGCCGACAAGGCGATCCACGTCATCCTCGACAACTATGCCGCCCACAAGCATCCCAAGGTGCGCGCCTGGCTCGACCGCCATCAGCGCTTTACCTTCCACTTCACGCCGACGTCCTGCTCGTGGCTCAACGCCGTCGAGGGCTTCTTCGCCAAACTGTCGAAGCGTCGCCTCAAGCGCGGCGTCTTTCATTCGGTCGTTGACCTCCAGGCCGCCATCAACCGCTTCCTTACAGAGCACAACCAACAACCCAAGCCCTTCACCTGGACCGCCGATCCCGACAAAATCATCGCTGCCGTCAAACGGGGGCACCAAGTGTTAGATTCCATCCACTAG